In a genomic window of Ranitomeya imitator isolate aRanImi1 chromosome 5, aRanImi1.pri, whole genome shotgun sequence:
- the MYCN gene encoding N-myc proto-oncogene protein, with protein MPGVVSKNPDLEFDSLQPCFYPDEDDFYLCGPDCAPPGEDIWKKFELLPTPPLSPSRAGLQSDPLSPGQGPLLDYGLTGDEDALDWASELLLLPPEADLLGASGWSTDLGLSPGNLKSIIIQDCMWSGFSAREKLERAVNEKLGKSAGNVVEPGTQNQTVAPSASNVPGQGEELNNPASHCVDPAVVFPFPINKGESGRIGQATPPSSAISPTVPSSAPARICSQPSRTSASSGDDSHSESDDEEDDEEEDEEEEIDVVTVEKRRTLSNRSVTCPAVLRSKSTTNLASGKNVPTELILKRCAPVHQQHNYAAPSPYVETEEVAPPQKKQKNEAPRVVKNVVQPKAKSSSPRNYDSEDSERRRNHNILERQRRNDLRSSFLTLRDHVPELVKNDKAAKVVILKKATEYIHSLQDDEQRLLQEKEKLQLRQQQLLKKIENARTC; from the exons ATGCCCGGGGTGGTGAGCAAGAACCCGGACCTGGAGTTTGACTCCTTGCAGCCTTGTTTCTACCCAGACGAGGATGATTTTTATCTGTGTGGTCCGGACTGTGCCCCCCCAGGAGAAGACATCTGGAAGAAGTTTGAATTGCTCCCCACGCCTCCTCTGTCTCCAAGCCGAGCGGGGTTACAGAGTGACCCTCTGTCTCCTGGGCAAGGGCCCCTACTAGATTATGGTTTGACGGGCGACGAGGATGCCTTAGACTGGGCATCGGAGTTGTTGCTGTTGCCCCCTGAAGCCGACTTGCTAGGGGCTTCCGGCTGGAGCACAGATCTGGGTTTGTCCCCCGGCAACCTCAAGTCCATCATCATCCAGGACTGTATGTGGAGTGGCTTTTCTGCCAGGGAAAAGCTTGAAAGGGCAGTCAACGAGAAGCTGGGAAAATCCGCGGGGAACGTGGTAGAACCTGGAACCCAGAACCAAACTGTCGCCCCGTCTGCCAGCAACGTACCTGGGCAAGGAGAGGAATTAAATAACCCGGCTTCCCACTGTGTAGACCCAGCGGTGGTCTTCCCATTTCCCATCAACAAGGGAGAAAGCGGCAGAATTGGGCAAGCTACTCCTCCCAGCAGTGCCATATCGCCCACCGTACCCTCCAGTGCACCAGCCAGAATCTGCAGCCAGCCCAGCCGAACCAGTGCCAGCTCCGGTGACGACAGCCACAGCGAATCTG ATGACGAAgaagatgatgaagaagaagatgaagaggaAGAGATTGATGTTGTCACAGTGGAGAAAAGGCGTACATTGTCCAACAGGTCAGTTACCTGCCCGGCAGTACTGCGCTCGAAATCCACCACCAACCTCGCCTCTGGAAAGAACGTTCCCACCGAACTTATCCTTAAGCGGTGCGCCCCGGTGCACCAACAACACAACTACGCAGCCCCGTCTCCTTACGTAGAGACGGAAGAGGTTGCCCCGCCTCAAAAGAAGCAGAAGAACGAGGCACCCCGCGTGGTAAAGAATGTGGTACAACCAAAGGCAAAAAGTTCCAGCCCTCGAAACTACGACTCAGAAGACAGCGAGAGGCGACGCAACCACAACATCCTAGAGCGCCAACGTCGCAACGACCTGAGATCCAGCTTTCTCACTTTAAGGGACCACGTACCCGAACTTGTTAAAAACGACAAGGCCGCTAAAGTCGTCATCCTCAAAAAAGCCACTGAATACATTCATTCCCTTCAGGACGACGAACAAAGATTGTTACAGGAGAAAGAAAAACTTCAACTCCGACAGCAGCAGCTCCTCAAGAAAATCGAGAACGCGCGGACTTGCTAG